The Liolophura sinensis isolate JHLJ2023 chromosome 12, CUHK_Ljap_v2, whole genome shotgun sequence genome segment aattaaaggCAATGATAACACTAGCGGGAAATGTAAGCCACATGACTGACCATTAAATACTGTCTATAAAAGTAAttcgatttatttttaaaatttttttctacctagtaaaatgcatttgaaagttttaattCTACGGTgacttttttctgaaaatattggGACCATTGACGGTTTTTCCACTCAACACACATATACTGTTACATTTCTTCAataaaatgcacatacatgtagatttatgaATACGTTCACCGGTCAGGCCTTGAAGCGAGCCTCTTCAAGCAAAAAATTtgaatgtgacgtcactgacgtCCTCTggttcactacagaccaccctagaatctgatgttttaaaatcattttagtcggttggaaaaattcaaaagaaaCTTTTTTCTAAGTCAGTTTTTAATGgcatttcatctgacatatttttcgctttaatgttttatttgcctttaacatcactgcatttttggtAGCCTAATTGTGCTAAAGCCATGGTTATATGGGGTCTGCACTAATGTgaactgtttaagcatttacatgagtaCTTAGACTGTTTatatgattgatattttacaacgtactcaaggatatttcacttataccactgcAGAACAGAAAGACTAAACCTTAACTCTTGAGGACTTGAGGCCGTGCTACAtcggtcacgtgtgaccatttacttgcTCACACACAATCgttgctgctctgtttttttttctctatgctATATGTCTTTAGTTATATCATGTCACATTTTGCAAGAGAACAAGgatcaatccagcttggacccgagttgTTATGCGCAGTAAAATATACACACCATCATGAGATTGTGAGATTCCCCGTTCGGCATTTTGTTTCAGTGCGGGAGTTTGATGTGGTATGTCTCCATGGTGACGGCCTTTAACAAGAACGACATTTACCGGAAACCGATTCCTCCCGCCATGCAACGGGACCGGTCCACCATTGACGGTCTAAGGGGCCAGGAATTGTACACAAACGGAACCATAGACGAAATCATATTAAAGAGCATGGGCGGAATCTGGAGTAAGCCGATAAGTGCAATACTCTTTTATTCCACTACGCAGTTTTCGAGTAGCGTCATTAAGACAACAGAGTCATGTTCCCCTGCAAAATGACGTCAACGGCAGGGCTACTTGCTTATCTCTTAGCATGGCACTGTTCGTGTTTAGTACCGACAGAACATCATTATTTTCGCAATATTGGGAGCCCAAAACCCACTAAATAACATAATACAGAAAATCAAtcttaattatttatcattagtTTTCTATATTCTGTACATTGCCCCACCGTGGCGTAAAATGACGACGTCATGtcacaaagggacgtcactctctTGCCCTTACGTCGTATCCAGAAGAATATTGTAAAAATTCCACATTCAGAAATGAAACGTAATTTTACGTGCCCTTTTTTAAAGTTCGCTTCAAAATCCACCAGATTTGTGTACTGAGATACAGCAGGGCAATGTagacatattttgttttggaaTGTGGGTATGTGTTGCAAGCTTTCTACGCTTTGATACACGCGTATAGTGACGGTGTAAAAGTCGTAAGGTTAATATAGTCCTTTCATACTTTTAGTGTACATAGTGATGTGCGTATTTGAACGAGTAGATGTTCTATATAATTCTATCTTTTCAATATCAATGAAAGATAATTTTGGGtttttggtattttattttttgtttattttacatgataCGCCCTTAACACGTGCCCCTCAAATGCAAACATTTCTCGGAGTTTTCCTGTCTTAATTGTGCAcctaaaatataatacatgtagttcatttaTTCGTTACTAAACACGAGTAATTAAGATCTATCATCCACTGCTGAatgtttacatgcatttttatcGAATCAGATGCAGCTGGAATTCTCTTCCGGGGAAACAAGATCCAATCAGAACTTGACATGATGTTACCAAGGAGACGCTTTTTCAGGCTATACGGTCTGTCACCaaggtaaaatttatttatttaattgaaagATACCTGAAACGTATTGCTTTGATTTCTCAGTATGAAGTTCAGGATGTGTcctaaaatataaattcaaaaaATCTAACACTTGTTTGTGTGTGGAATGGGGggtgaggtggggtggggggaggtgCGTTAAAACGGTTTAAACGTATAGTATTCGCAAGGCCCCccggtcagtccggaaattaagtattCCGAGTCATGATGTGAATCGTGAAATCGTCAAAACAGTATGAGAGGGAAAGAGGCAAAAATGGGACATTAAGCTTGTCCTGCTAAGCCGGAAAGTTCTCCGTTGACAGCATCTCCCAAAACTTTAGGGCCATTGAacgaaaatacatgtataaccaaaaatgaaaattaccaAAAACGAAAAATTCTGGCATAATTATTTCTCCTTCCCACAAAAACCATGATCTTTAATTTAAAGTGACTTTTCCTGAATTCTGTAAATGATTGAAATGATGCCGAAAAATGATTTGCGAGGTTTTGtgtgacaacacaacattttgagtaattctaggccagtgacgtctagtatattgcaattaacatgacTGCATTATTTTtagctaattctgcttaagccttggtgctaggtggcgtgtaatttgcatatccatgaacagttggaacaaaaccctgactgaggtaaattaacaagagactgtatttcaccctccatgtgtgaccatttgccagcaatcacactgtcgtcgctgtcctggtttctctctctatgctgtacgtcttaattatatttgcGTGATCTCAGTCAGCTCAGTTGAAGTGTTGTTTTGACTGATTACTGTGGTCTTGAAGATTTGAAGCACCATGCGCACATAAATCACGTAAACACTACGTTACGCCCGTCTTACCCGGCCGCCAGCCGAATGGAAACGATTTATGTTATCTCATCGCAGTTCAGAGTAGGTCACTCTCGATATTGTATATAATGCCCTAGTTCACACACAGGTATAAAATTGATGTTTACTTCAGTCTGTAATAGATCCAAGCTTTAAAATCAATTGATGATCTTGAAGAGTGAATAATTGCAATGATAGTTTAGTCCAGGATCgtactgtattaaaactaaataCTAAAGACATTAGCATGATGAATAAACCACTTAGTGAGCTGTATGATGTAATGCAATGTTAAGCAAACCCAAGATATCTAcgccctcccaccataatgctggtcgccgtcgtataagtgaaatattattgagtatggcgtaaatactaatcaaataaataaataaataaataaatatgtctacATGTCTTATTCATGTGAAGCACAGATTACAAGGTGCCAGGCGTAAGAAGAGGAAGAGTTTACGGGACGCCACGTTAAGATGGCCAAATGCTGTCGTTCCTTATTCTATTGTGGACGGGCACTATGGTGGGTACTCTGTTTATGGAAGTGGAATTAAATAGAATAGTATACACTCAGAATATAATGTGCTAGCGGAATGTCTATAATACAGTTTTGagtgaaatttatatatgtgagcTATACTTTACAAAATAATCTACCGCAATGAAACAATGATCGGCTACAAAAAAGAATACTTTATTTAcactcggacaacagactttctgttaaatttcatagattatttttttttagagaaaaaattaaaaaaaaaatggaaatcgTCTAGCCGGACATACTAGGggtcatgtttatttgtgtagGAGATGCAATCAGCTCGTCAAACATATAACAAATtgtctgacttaaagccgcagtgAAGTAGGTGGTAGTATCATACCATCCTGACTTCCGGTTTAGACTGGCAAGGAAaacaacagattgttctgttagtagagtaaaacactaaaattGATCCTCGTAGACAGGTAAGGAAAGAGCAGAAAATAAATGGTTTAAATTACACGACAcgaatgcatgtatgtatgtgacagTTCATTAAAGAAATGGATCCTTTTACGCTGGTTATATTACAatgttatattaaaatattacttttatgcTCGCTATATTATCATGTTATCTTAAGATATTAAATATCAGTGCCCATTTTTGTATGTTCAAAATGTGACCTCATTTTCCAGATGACCGTGAGATGTTTTGGTTAAACCATTCCTTGACACAGTGGGAAAAGTACACGTGTATTAGGTTTAGACAAGCGGGGCCTGATGATCGGAATTACGTCAAGTTCCAGTCTGGTGACGGGTACTTTGCCTACAAACAATATACAAACCCccatatttatatgcatgttcATATAATACGTGTTATATGAGAAAGACATGAAATATCGTACCCAAGAAATCAAAGAATGTATTACTAACATTTTTTAATgaataatcaatataatacCTGGTTTTCTAATAACGAAAATGGGATTATTAGAATACTCTTGGATGTGCATGTCTGGAATATTTCGATAATTTCGCTTTCACTCTTGGAAGCGTGTCATTTCACCTACAAGTTGATTGGAAATGACGTCTGCGTGACGCCTAGCATCAGTTTGGAGGACTAACCTTTGTGCACAAAGATCGTTTGTTTATGTCCGGTAGCGCTCTTTATTTTTCATCCTGGAGGGTTGTACAGTATGTTACCTGGCTAAGGTCGCAGTTGGTTTTATAATTATAAAGttacaaaagtacaaaagtaaTTTAAATCTTATTAAAATTAAGGATATACATTATTGTTGTCGTCCACAGCTGCTACACCGACGTTGGAATGGCAGGAGGGGAACAGGTTGTGAATCTGGAAAGACCAACATGTCGCTGGGTAAGAAAAGCAATATCTTTAAACGTAGTGAAGACAAGCAGTAATCCTATATCGCTCCCTACAATCACCCATCCTGTCTTCTCACACGTCTTGCGCATATCTCATAGTTCGTTAATAATTTTCGGCATCATCTATAGTGTTTCCCAATAATCAAGAAATGAAGTTGGTCCAGCTATGGATGTTGGTGCATAGCTACAGGTTTTCATATTATCTAACGAACAATGTTGAGGAAACTTTCCAGAAACTGACATGAGAATTATTGCAAACTGTCCTAAAATCTGCAATCAATGAAAACTATATAATGTAGATCGTCTGCTGATTTTATGtttgaaacatttgttgaacattatatttaacaaatatttgttgGTAAGTGATGTGCATAAGATCGCTTGAATTCCTCATAACTCTTTTGTTTTAGAAAGCAATTTACCTGCATATGTTGGGTCACGTGCTTGGTCTGGTACACGAGCACCAAGTTCCCAATCGAGACCGATATTTGTCCGTCAGTTTGGAGCATGCGAATCCGTCTTGGAGACTGTGGTTACAAAAATACAGCAAAGGTTCATTGAGCCGCTTCAAAATACGCTACGATCCCTTATCTATTATGCACTATGGCGAAAAGGTAAGACAGTGTCCAAAACTCCTCAACGATCATCTAGTTCCTATCGTTTCCAAGTCAGTTTTGCGTAAAGCAATTTGATGCACCAGTTGTGGATCATTCTGTGGATCTTGACATATATTCTTAAATGTCAAGGAAATTATCAAAAGCGGcctaatttataaaaatatgtctgtaatctttaatattttaataatgaagATTAATTATGTTGTGTGTGGGCACACCCTTTGTTGTTTGGTTTACTATTATTATACTTTCCCACTTGTTATTCGTCAAGTTTTAACATTTTCCGTTGAATATAAGGCTTTTTCCAAAGACGGGCACGCTGTTACAATGGAACTGAAAAACAAGTCAAGTTCGATAACTCTGGGTAAAGTATGGCGACAAGAGTTATCGTTCAGCGACGTCAAGCTCGTCAACCTCTTGTACAAGTGCCGTGCAAACTGTACCAAAAACATCACGTGTTCCCGAGGTGGGTTTGTGACGGACGCCTGTCAGTGTCTTTGCCCGGATGGTACCAGCGATTGTCAAGTTGGCAAGAAAGCCAAATCTACTGACCCCAAAGATGGAGGTAAGATTGTTGTATTATTGTGTATTGCATATAATCTCTCGATGACCTGTACGAATAATTAACAACCTAGTCCTACACGCATCCGACTGATTTTGAGTGATAAGGTCGAATGCTCGAATCCAGATTCTGGTGGCTCATGGTCCATGACAATTGGAATACCTAATAACTATGAAGATTATCGCCTTCCAAATTACCTAATTAAAGTTTGAACTTCCTTCGTTTCCAATGTCAAGTGTACAGTTAATCACTGATTTGTCCACCACAGTTTTAATGCCGATTATTAAAACCAAGGGCGCTGCGAGTTCAGCTCATAcagggcttcctctccgaccgtacgtagGAGGGTCtgccacttatacgacgacagccagcattatggtgggaggaaaccgagcggTGTCTGGGGgaaaaccgacgaccatccgcaggcttctgacagaccttcccacgtatggccggagaggaagcgagcgACCGTATTGATgggagcctcctgggtcattgcaccctGCTGGCGTGCTTACCCCATCGGACAGCAATGATGTTGATATAAAATTAGTAAATGTGCGAGTTTGTATCACATGTAACTAGAAATTTCAATATTTGTTATGACATCCAAATTGCTATCCCCATCCAATAAAAGTGTGGCTGTTATACCGGTCATGTGTCCAGACGCAGAAATATTGCGTTCAGAAGGCTGTGAGACATATAAATTGGATAACAGAAGCTAGTGCTTCGCGCTTTTATAGCTTACGCTACATAATCATTTTGGATTATCTGTTAGGTGGTTGTTTAGCACATCATTCAGTAGGCTGCAGTCGGTCTTCATGCCACAGAGTTTAATATAATTTGGTAAAATTGTCTTGAATTTcacgtaaatcaaataaataataaataaataaatagatatcaACAAAGGTTGAAACAACTTGAGTTTTGTTTTCCATGTATACTGACGAGCCGTGTGTAAACAGCTTAGGAAACGACTGGCGTTGTTTTGTGTGGGCCAATCAGGGAGAGTGTAAGCGCAATCGGGACTGGATGAAAACACATTGTCAGAAAAGTTGTCATATGTGCACGGCGGACAAAGTCGAGAAAAAAGAACCCAGTATGTATTCATAATTGTGCTTTCTTTATACTGTAGGAAAAGTCAATCCTTTTGTAGACGGGCACTATGGTGGGTACTGCTCGTAAAAATGCGTGCATCCTATCTGCtttgtatttatacatcagtttatttcattttctggaTTGATAGATGTAAGGGGATAAATTACTTTCTCGTTAATAAACTTGACAGTATAAGGCATATGTGCAGCATTCTTACAAACTGTAAAACTTTGTCCTATCAGAAAGTAATGATTATAATCACGAATCATTCGAGATTTATAGATTATTACCTATGTCACGGTATTTTCGGCTAAATATTGGTTTCAATAGGAGTATATATCGATGCTTCGCAGATCTGTCTTTAGCAGCTGTTGGTCTTTCACTTCGCGTGTGGAATCACCATTGGAACATCACAGAAGAAGGTAAAAGAAGCATGTATTTGTTCAAGTTGTCACGATGCAGTTTACTCCGAACCAAACAGCTACTATTTAAGCGTTCAAGAACGGTCTACAAAACCTACCTGAGATATAAATTGGCTAGAGGATGGATGTAACCGGTTACGtataaccatttgccaactatcgtCGTCgctctggccttactctctTACTCTTTTGTTAATTCCAACAAAACTGGCCTCAGGTTTTTTAACTTAACGGTATCAGAGGATGTAGTGTGGAGGATACATTCCTTCCCTATGGTATTGAAGTAACACTCTTTCTAATTGTGACCCATCTGTTAGAGTAGGATAGCTGAATTTTATAGAATGAGTAAGGAAATGTAAGGCGTGAAattttcaggggagataacttgaTCTTGCATTTTTCCTAATACGTGCGCTTGAAACGAAGTAGTAAAAGAGTATGTAATATGGATTTCGCCTTAAATTAGCTCAAATGCCCAGTATAAAAGATTACAACTGAGgaagtaaaaacagagcagcgacatTGTGATAGCCCGCAAAATGATCACATGTGTAACCCGTGAAGTATGgctacatcatagagagtaaaatcggACGTGCAGCGACGACtttgtgatagctggcaaatgatcacgcATAACCCGTGAAATATGgacttttgtcaatttacctcaagcCACTCGGTAAATGAGGAGAAATTGATGATTTAAATGCGACAGGAGCCATTTCAGACGCTggtttaatgaaataaaacaaataaaggtGAATGTCCTAAAACAGAAATTAGCTCCACATTAATGTCTGTTCGATAAAGCTTCACCAATTTTTATTACTCCATTGGCTTACTCAGTGCCCAACAAATTATCTCTTACGGGAAAGCGGTCACCCTGGGGAAACCAGGGTGCCAGGAGCACTTCACCAGATATGTACCAAAACAAAGTTGCAGTGAGTATCACATCTACAAGACTTCAagattcacttatttatttacttatttgatagaTTCTCTTCACAGCATTTCGCCTCCTCAACTGTCAAACCTTTCATCTTTTTCCAGCAATTTCCTAAACCATTTCCAGTACACGTGTTAAACTGTACTCACTTACTTTGATGTATTTTTGC includes the following:
- the LOC135479834 gene encoding zinc metalloproteinase nas-32-like, translated to MPIMVTCVLCACGSLMWYVSMVTAFNKNDIYRKPIPPAMQRDRSTIDGLRGQELYTNGTIDEIILKSMGGIWNAAGILFRGNKIQSELDMMLPRRRFFRLYGLSPRLQGARRKKRKSLRDATLRWPNAVVPYSIVDGHYDDREMFWLNHSLTQWEKYTCIRFRQAGPDDRNYVKFQSGDGCYTDVGMAGGEQVVNLERPTCRWKAIYLHMLGHVLGLVHEHQVPNRDRYLSVSLEHANPSWRLWLQKYSKGSLSRFKIRYDPLSIMHYGEKAFSKDGHAVTMELKNKSSSITLGKVWRQELSFSDVKLVNLLYKCRANCTKNITCSRGGFVTDACQCLCPDGTSDCQVGKKAKSTDPKDGGKIVPCVNSLGNDWRCFVWANQGECKRNRDWMKTHCQKSCHMCTADKVEKKEPNLSLAAVGLSLRVWNHHWNITEEDLCKDLASVVKCREWAARGDCLTNTDWMNRYCQRSCLLCDHQKNYRGNCINDHLDDGECKLWAVEGECQINRIWMMENCRKACRACRPDDRISFERRDWDVANVSCLDKSGSSKCMQWKKRGECEDNDRWMTYNCRKTCGRCEDGGCKNLYADYDCEKWKTELSECEKRPSWMRKFCKLSCGHCKPGKGETTPIPYKAKESDSNARTSEQYSVIRQTSTTAEYVEPCIDKYQEASCKRWAAIGHCQINVGWMSINCRKSCGFCRVESESLTAGECVDNNPDCDTWARGGYCQINPGLMLRSCRKACNKCRDGCVDTNSMCSIWGNYGYCSMTPGPMYTHCPKTCGIC